The genomic segment GAGGATGAGGTTTGCGATGTTTGCATGGATCCGAGCCGTTCTGGCGGCCTTTTGTGCGTGGTTCAGTCCCCCAGGGACCTTCTGGCCATCGAAGGGACCGGTCAGTTCAAAGGCCGTTACCATGTTCTGATGGGAGTCCTTTCCCCCATGCGGGGTATTGGTCCGGAGGACCTGAAGGTGAATCAGCTGCTCGAAAGGGTCAGGGATGAGAAGGTGACGGAAGTCATCGTAGCTACGAACCTGGATGTTGAGGGTGAAGCCACAGCTTCCTACCTGGTGACGGCTCTGGGTTCCATGGACGTGAAGGTTTCCAGGATCGCCCGGGGTATCCCGATAGGCGGCAGCCTGGAGCAGGCCGACTCCATTACCCTGGGGCTTGCCATAGACGGCCGCCTGGTACTTTAGGCCCCCTTTTAAAAGCACCCTGGATTCCTGAATGGAGACACCGTGAACCTCCGAATGGACAGGGTTGAAAAGGGTTTACACAAAGTGCCTGGACTGTTGAAATCTGCCAGGTCCTGGACGTGTAAACCCTTGAAAAGCACTGTTTTTTCGGGTATATGATAGTATTCAGTCTGCGTATGTGCTTTGCACATCGAACTATATCCTGATAACCGAAAGGGTCT from the bacterium genome contains:
- the recR gene encoding recombination mediator RecR; the encoded protein is MVRFPSSIKLLIEELKRLPGIGEKNAQRLAFHLLGASNERARALASALVKMKETIRHCDRCFNLTEDEVCDVCMDPSRSGGLLCVVQSPRDLLAIEGTGQFKGRYHVLMGVLSPMRGIGPEDLKVNQLLERVRDEKVTEVIVATNLDVEGEATASYLVTALGSMDVKVSRIARGIPIGGSLEQADSITLGLAIDGRLVL